TTCTTTCACTTTTACCTTCTTGATCGAGCCATCAGCTTTCATCAAGGCGATTTGTTGATTTTCCTTGATAGATCCTCTTTTGATACGACCTATGGCAATACGGCCTACAAAACTGGAGTAATCCAGAGATGTGATCTGCATCTGAAGTGTACCTTCGTCGATTTTCGGAGCTGGAATGTGATCCACGATAGCATCCAAAAGCGGTATGATAGAGTCTGTAGGGTTTTTCCAATCAGGTCCCATCCAGTTTTGCTTAGCTGAACCGTAAAGCGTCTGGAATTCCAGTTGCTCCTCAGTAGCATCCAAGTTGAACATCAACTCAAATACGGATTCCTGGACTTCGTCAGGTCTACAGTTTTCCTTATCTACCTTGTTTACGACTACGATAGGAGTCAAGCCAAGGTCAAGTGCCTTACCCAATACAAATCGGGTCTGAGGCATAGGGCCTTCAAATGCATCCACCAAAAGGATCACACCGTCCGCCATTTTCAATACACGCTCTACTTCACCACCGAAATCGGCGTGACCAGGAGTGTCAATGATGTTGATTTTAGTGTCTCTGTATCGTACAGATACGTTTTTAGAAAGGATGGTAATTCCTCGCTCACGTTCTAGATCGTTGTTGTCAAGAATCAAGTCGTCGAACTGCTGATTCTCTCTAAAGATTTTAGAAGCATGAATGATTTTATCCACGAGTGTAGTTTTGCCGTGGTCAACGTGTGCGATGATCGCGATATTCCGAATATTCTGCATGGTTTGCCTGATTGAAGGCGCAAAAGTACAAATAATATTTCGCAGTAAGGTTACGAAATTATAAAACCTAATGTTAAAAGTCTGAAATACCGTGAATTGAAAGTATTCTTGATGCCATTCGCCTTCTGGCAATACGGTTGTCCGAATCAATTATGATTCATAAACAGCCTGTAACTTTTTGGTTTCAGCGATGGATCTATCCAGTACTCTTGGGATAAGAAATACAGAAATGAAACTCAGGAATACAAACACTAGCATAAAATAGGTGGCAATGCTCTGGAAAGTAAAAGCGAAAGAATAATCCGGATTTTTCAGATAGCGCATTCCATAAAGGTTGATCTGAAAGAGTGTGTTTAAGATTACAAATGCATTAAAGGAGCTTTTAAATGCTACATAGTTTTTAAGCTTTTTGCCGGTTTTTCCATAGGAGAAAAGCATCCCTAGAGTACTAGCAAAAAAGAAAATTGCTCCCCAAACGGGAAGACTTAGCTCATACCCAAACGGTCTTGTATTTACACTCAGCCAATACAGGATAAATCCTATGGCTGCCGGATAGATGATTCGGTAGCTTGTGAAAAACGCTATAAACTCCTCCCAGAAGAATCTGCGATAGCGTTTTTCTATACTCTTGGTATAAGACTCGGCCAAATCAGAAAACCCAAAGATCCCGAATTCGCTATGCACTTTTCGAAAAGCATCGTCAAGTGACATAGTTGGCTTTTCTTCCAAAAGCACTTCTACCTTACAAGCTACATGGTCCAGGATTTCATATTGCAAGTCGATTTCTGGATAGCCTTTGTAGGAAATCAGTTTTTTAAGGGTGTTGATTTGGGAAGGGGATAGTTTCATGCCAGCTGAGCTCTTTTGACTGTTCCGGAAAGTACTCTAAAGCCCGATACTAATAGCAGGCAGAACCAAAAAGTAAATGCATACAATAAGGTTTGATTGGTAAGACCTGTCCATTGCAACCATTCCAGCTGCAATACAAACTGACTTAGCATTGCTAGCATAAATAGCATGTTTCCTGCGGCTATGATTTGGGAGTTCTTGAGTAATCTTGTTCTGATCAAACCTAAAATTGCAACGGCAAGGAAAATTAAGATAAAGCTAGTCTTTAAAACCTGCTCTGCAAACTCTGGAGTATAGTTGGAAAACGCAGTCACAATGAACCCTATAAAATAAGTCATTACGATTACTTTAAATGCCAACCAAAAGGAAAGCATCTTCTTGAAAATTGCCTTCAGCATTCCCAGATGTGTTTGCAGAAGCAGAATTCTCTGGAATTTCTTCTGATTAAAACTGCTCAGTTTTTCATGAAGAAGGAGATCGAAGGATTGACCCTCGTCAAGATTTTCTTCAATTTCAGTAGCAATATGATCCACTAATTCTGCCCTTATATCATCATAGTAGATATTTCCGCTGGAAAGAGAGGATTGGATTTGGGAGATTTGGGAAGGGGAGAGTTTCATGAAGAATATGTTTTAATTCCAGAAACCAACTCTCTGGAGATTACGATTCTTATTAAGGAAAACGCATAGATGACCATCAAGAAATAGAAAAGGTAGCCAATGCTATAGAATTCAGAATAATGTTCCATTCTTTCAAATTTAAAGTATTGGAGATTCAATAGCGAATAGATTCCAGTGCCAACCACAAATCCCAACCTACTAAGCACTATTTGGTTAGCAGCCCTGACCGTGTTTTTATCCTTAAGGGGTAGGTTGAAGCGAAACAAAGCTCTGTCTTTTGTGAGTAGGATAACTAATGTAATAATTGTAATGACTCCAACCCAAATTCTTAAACTATTTTCACCTAGGAAGTAGGCAATAAATATTGAAATAATAACAGTTAGAAAAAGCCAAAGAGAACTGAGTAGGCCTTGCTTCCAGGGTTTAAAGATCTCCAATTGCAATTTGGTTACCTGCTTCGATACATTTTTCTCTAACTCCTTATTCATCTTTTTCACCACTGACGAAGTGAAAGTCTCATTTAGATTAGTGAAAAATGCTGGTGAGTCTTGCTGGGAGACATTTTCCAGTGTAGAGTAATAATGATCAAAAATCTCCTCATACACTTCTGTATAGCGGATATGAAGACTTTTCAGTCTCACGTGGATCGATGTGATTTCCTGTTCTGAAAGCTTTCTCATACCAGTGCGGTTTTAGATTTGATTTTCCAAGCTTCATAAATGCTCAAAGAATGCAAGACCATCAGAAAGCAAAAGCCTACACTGAGAAGATTTAGAGTGGACTCAGGGATCATATCTGTCCATCCAAATAGTCTGGGTAAATTAAGGAATAGGTTGTAAAAGTGAAGAGGGAAGACAATTGATAAGGTCAGTTTAGCATTGAAAATGGAAGTGATCTTTTTCACATGCTTGCCTAAAATATTCTTAATTGGCCCCATTCTCTCACGGTTTTGAAGATTTACTAACAATGCGAATCCAGCTAAATAGGCAAGAGGTAATCCAAAAAGAAGTACAATCTGAGTTTTAAATGCCAATAAATTGACCAATAAACTAAGGAAGGCTACCATAGTTATGGTAAAGATAAATCTAGGCCAGGTGAAATATGTTTTGACCACTTGCCATTGGGTTGAGCGAAGAGAACTACTGATGGATTTTTCCAGATCATATTGAAGTTTCTTACAGTGTGCCGAAGTCCATTGTCCTTCGAGTTCAGCTAACTGGGGATCAAACTCTGATTCCTCAAAACTCTCCAAGTGACTTATATAATGATCATAGATTTCCAGAAGAATTTCCGCTGAAGTTAATTCCTTGGCAGCGATGGCTCTTTTTATCTGATCTAGTTCCTGTTCTGTAAGTTTTCTCATAATTGTCACGCTTAAAAAATCAAATGTTAAAACCTGGTTTTAGATCTGGAGTCAGTATTCGCTGTAGGTTCTCCACGAAGCCCTGCAATTCGGACATTTTACTGGTGACTTGCTTTTGCCCGTCTTTAGTCAGGCTGTAGTATTTCCGCACACGGTTGTCCACCTGCTGGATTTCGGTGCTAAGCAATCCTTCGGCTTCTAACTTATGCAAAGCAGGATAGAGTGCTCCTTCGGTGATTTTGATTTCACCTGCAGTCAGTTCCTTGACCCTTTGAGTGATTTCATAACCATACATTTTTTCATTCTCCTCCAGAAGTTTGAGAATGATGGTTTGGAGCGAGCCTTTGATCAGATTGTTGTTCGACATGAGATTGCTGTATTACCTAGCTTCTTCAAATATATAAAAATATTATATACATAAGAATCTGAGGTATGTTTTTTCTAGGGTATTGGAAGAATGATAAGCTACCAAATTTTTCATTGAAGACTGAGGATCGAAGACGGGAGACCGAAGACAGAAGAGCCTTTGACCATGAATCTAGAACCTAGAGTCAAGAGCCAAGATCCAAGAGGATAAATCGAGAACCTAGTTTAAAGATTATGTCTGAGTGCTGAACTGTATCCCAACAGATCACTTGCTTTAAAAGCAGAATCCTAGGATTTACCTGCCACTAGCATATTGACCTCGGTCTCCCGTCTTCCAGCATTTTTCAAAAAACTCTTTCATTCTCACCCAATTTTCCACACTTTTCCAGCATGGACTACCAGCAGCTAATAGAAGAAGTGTACCAAGAGGTGCAAGCAGAGAATCTGAAAGGCAAAGTTGCCGATTACATTCCTGAGATTGGAAATGTAAATCCGGACCAATTTGGCATCGCTCTGGTGGATCTCAAAGGCAATGTTTACGGCGTTGGAGATCATCAGAAGCCGTTTTCCATACAAAGTATCAGCAAAGTCCATACGCTGACAATGGTTTTCAATGTGTTTAATTCCAAACTTTGGTCTCGGGTGAATGTGGAGCCAAGTGGCGATCCTTTCAACTCCATCGCCCAACTGGAATACGAAAAGGGTATTCCCAGAAACCCATTTATCAACGCTGGAGCCTTGGTGATTACCGATGCCTTGTGTAGCAAGTTCGAGCATCCAATTAATGAGATTACCGACTTTATCAATGAATTGGCAGGGGCAACCTGCGTGAAAATCAATCCTGAGGTACAGATTTCCGAAAAGAATCATGGGGAGCGGAATACAGCCTTGGCTTATTTTCTCAAATCCTTCAAAAACTTCAATAATCCCATAGATGAAGTGCTGGACGTGTATTTTTCGCACTGCGCCATGGAGATGAGTTGTGTAGATCTCGCCAAGTCCTTCTCTTTTTTGGCC
This genomic window from Algoriphagus sp. TR-M9 contains:
- a CDS encoding PadR family transcriptional regulator — encoded protein: MSNNNLIKGSLQTIILKLLEENEKMYGYEITQRVKELTAGEIKITEGALYPALHKLEAEGLLSTEIQQVDNRVRKYYSLTKDGQKQVTSKMSELQGFVENLQRILTPDLKPGFNI
- a CDS encoding glutaminase, coding for MDYQQLIEEVYQEVQAENLKGKVADYIPEIGNVNPDQFGIALVDLKGNVYGVGDHQKPFSIQSISKVHTLTMVFNVFNSKLWSRVNVEPSGDPFNSIAQLEYEKGIPRNPFINAGALVITDALCSKFEHPINEITDFINELAGATCVKINPEVQISEKNHGERNTALAYFLKSFKNFNNPIDEVLDVYFSHCAMEMSCVDLAKSFSFLANDGYSIFADRLVLTESQSRRVNALMLTCGFYDEAGEFAFKVGLPGKSGVGGGVAAVMPHKFSIAVWSPELNEKGNSVKAIRALELLTDKLAFSLF